A stretch of Miscanthus floridulus cultivar M001 chromosome 13, ASM1932011v1, whole genome shotgun sequence DNA encodes these proteins:
- the LOC136501307 gene encoding BTB/POZ and MATH domain-containing protein 1-like isoform X2, whose product MDRHVPTPTTASTCTPETAQGRHLFEVTGYSKHRGMGHEKFIRSGTFFVGGHQWSIRFYPDESIKDKDYISVYLELMKEKEGSKVRASCDLKLVDLTTGLSASVHRTGPRMFNSRDVSRFAPQDGLFKKRSEFEASVYLRDDHLVIECIVTVMTEPKVSATKLPTKIEMPPSDIGNHLGKLLEEEECADVTFSVGGETFTAHKLVLAMRSPVFKAEFYGPMRERSTQLVTIEDMQPAVFRVLLQFIYTDSLPDMKDLVEDVNCEMIRHLLVAADRYALDRLKLICQSILAENLNVITVATTLALAYQHNCNMLQDVCLEYITSSDVMDAVAATEGYKNLKTTCPSALADAFEKTMKLRRT is encoded by the coding sequence ATGGATCGCCATGTTCCGACGCCGACGACGGCGTCGACGTGCACCCCGGAGACGGCGCAAGGCAGGCACTTATTTGAGGTCACCGGTTACAGCAAGCACAGGGGGATGGGCCACGAAAAGTTCATCAGGTCCGGTACCTTCTTCGTCGGAGGCCACCAGTGGTCCATCCGCTTCTACCCGGATGAGAGCATCAAAGACAAAGATTACATCTCAGTTTATCTCGAGCTCATGAAGGAGAAGGAAGGCTCCAAGGTACGGGCATCCTGCGACCTGAAGCTGGTCGACCTGACAACAGGGTTGTCGGCTTCTGTGCATAGGACAGGGCCTAGAATGTTTAACTCCCGTGATGTCAGTAGGTTTGCTCCTCAGGATGGCTTGTTCAAGAAACGAAGCGAATTTGAGGCGTCAGTGTACCTTCGAGATGATCATCTCGTGATCGAATGCATTGTCACTGTTATGACAGAACCTAAGGTATCTGCAACCAAATTGCCCACAAAAATTGAGATGCCCCCATCAGACATTGGAAATCATCTTGGCAAGTTGTTGGAAGAAGAGGAGTGTGCAGATGTCACATTCAGCGTTGGAGGAGAAACTTTTACAGCGCATAAGCTTGTGCTCGCAATGCGGTCGCCAGTTTTCAAAGCTGAGTTCTATGGTCCGATGAGGGAGAGGAGCACGCAGCTTGTGACCATTGAAGACATGCAACCTGCTGTGTTTAGGGTCCTGCTTCAATTTATCTATACCGATTCTTTGCCTGACATGAAGGATCTTGTGGAAGATGTCAACTGCGAAATGATCCGGCATTTACTTGTGGCTGCAGATAGATATGCTTTGGATAGGCTCAAGTTGATTTGTCAAAGCATCCTTGCTGAGAATCTTAATGTGATAACTGTGGCAACTACATTGGCTTTGGCTTATCAGCATAACTGCAACATGCTTCAGGATGTTTGCCTTGAATATATCACCAGTTCAGATGTGATGGATGCAGTGGCAGCAACCGAAGGCTACAAGAATCTCAAGACAACCTGCCCTTCTGCACTAGCAGATGCATTTGAGAAGACAATGAAGTTGCGTAGAACATAA
- the LOC136501307 gene encoding BTB/POZ and MATH domain-containing protein 1-like isoform X1: MPPLRRFCQFLPWSSTSMDRHVPTPTTASTCTPETAQGRHLFEVTGYSKHRGMGHEKFIRSGTFFVGGHQWSIRFYPDESIKDKDYISVYLELMKEKEGSKVRASCDLKLVDLTTGLSASVHRTGPRMFNSRDVSRFAPQDGLFKKRSEFEASVYLRDDHLVIECIVTVMTEPKVSATKLPTKIEMPPSDIGNHLGKLLEEEECADVTFSVGGETFTAHKLVLAMRSPVFKAEFYGPMRERSTQLVTIEDMQPAVFRVLLQFIYTDSLPDMKDLVEDVNCEMIRHLLVAADRYALDRLKLICQSILAENLNVITVATTLALAYQHNCNMLQDVCLEYITSSDVMDAVAATEGYKNLKTTCPSALADAFEKTMKLRRT; encoded by the coding sequence ATGCCGCCGCTGCGTCGATTCTGTCAGTTCTTGCCGTGGTCATCGACGTCGATGGATCGCCATGTTCCGACGCCGACGACGGCGTCGACGTGCACCCCGGAGACGGCGCAAGGCAGGCACTTATTTGAGGTCACCGGTTACAGCAAGCACAGGGGGATGGGCCACGAAAAGTTCATCAGGTCCGGTACCTTCTTCGTCGGAGGCCACCAGTGGTCCATCCGCTTCTACCCGGATGAGAGCATCAAAGACAAAGATTACATCTCAGTTTATCTCGAGCTCATGAAGGAGAAGGAAGGCTCCAAGGTACGGGCATCCTGCGACCTGAAGCTGGTCGACCTGACAACAGGGTTGTCGGCTTCTGTGCATAGGACAGGGCCTAGAATGTTTAACTCCCGTGATGTCAGTAGGTTTGCTCCTCAGGATGGCTTGTTCAAGAAACGAAGCGAATTTGAGGCGTCAGTGTACCTTCGAGATGATCATCTCGTGATCGAATGCATTGTCACTGTTATGACAGAACCTAAGGTATCTGCAACCAAATTGCCCACAAAAATTGAGATGCCCCCATCAGACATTGGAAATCATCTTGGCAAGTTGTTGGAAGAAGAGGAGTGTGCAGATGTCACATTCAGCGTTGGAGGAGAAACTTTTACAGCGCATAAGCTTGTGCTCGCAATGCGGTCGCCAGTTTTCAAAGCTGAGTTCTATGGTCCGATGAGGGAGAGGAGCACGCAGCTTGTGACCATTGAAGACATGCAACCTGCTGTGTTTAGGGTCCTGCTTCAATTTATCTATACCGATTCTTTGCCTGACATGAAGGATCTTGTGGAAGATGTCAACTGCGAAATGATCCGGCATTTACTTGTGGCTGCAGATAGATATGCTTTGGATAGGCTCAAGTTGATTTGTCAAAGCATCCTTGCTGAGAATCTTAATGTGATAACTGTGGCAACTACATTGGCTTTGGCTTATCAGCATAACTGCAACATGCTTCAGGATGTTTGCCTTGAATATATCACCAGTTCAGATGTGATGGATGCAGTGGCAGCAACCGAAGGCTACAAGAATCTCAAGACAACCTGCCCTTCTGCACTAGCAGATGCATTTGAGAAGACAATGAAGTTGCGTAGAACATAA
- the LOC136502162 gene encoding BTB/POZ and MATH domain-containing protein 2-like has product MMTTQQVKTASTCPPPETAQGTHVFDILGYSKHRGMGADYFIRSGVFNVAGHQWVIFFYPDGYGEELAGGFDVVSAYLRLLSMSGKVRASCDLRLVNPATGVGAPDADHRLIVRELDPEKDKVVCHCMCIGRGELEGTCVKNDRLTMECVVTVRKEPRVSKPRTFPSIRVPLSNLKRQLADLLESRKGADVTFSVAGETFAAHRLVLAMRSPVLKAELCSPMREVGMGTRPIVIEDMQPDVFRAMLYFVYTDSMDHHDDLSRDYYSKNCDMVRHLLVAADRYAIERLKLICQSILCNNLDVQNVATTLALADQHHCDKLKHACVEFMCCSDNAQDVVATQGYMDLAKTSPSVLADAMARMSKISKKVMTEHCKPKMDRPSDCA; this is encoded by the coding sequence ATGATGACGACCCAGCAGGTGAAGACGGCGTCGACTTGCCCGCCGCCGGAGACGGCGCAGGGCACGCACGTGTTCGACATCCTCGGGTACAGCAAGCACCGGGGGATGGGCGCCGACTACTTCATCAGATCCGGCGTGTTCAACGTGGCCGGTCACCAGTGGGTGATCTTCTTCTACCCCGACGGCTACGGCGAGGAGTTGGCCGGGGGCTTCGACGTCGTGTCGGCGTACCTCCGCCTCCTCAGCATGAGCGGCAAGGTGCGCGCCTCCTGCGACCTCCGCCTGGTCAACCCTGCCACGGGGGTCGGTGCACCCGACGCTGATCATCGACTCATCGTGAGGGAGCTGGACCCGGAGAAGGACAAGGTCGTCTGCCACTGCATGTGCATCGGCCGCGGCGAGCTCGAGGGCACCTGCGTGAAGAACGACCGCCTCACCATGGAGTGCGTGGTCACCGTGAGGAAGGAGCCCCGGGTGTCCAAGCCCAGGACCTTCCCCAGCATCCGGGTGCCGCTGTCCAACCTCAAGCGGCAGCTCGCCGATCTCCTGGAGAGCAGGAAAGGTGCCGACGTCACGTTCAGCGTCGCCGGCGAGACGTTCGCGGCGCACAGGCTCGTGCTCGCCATGCGGTCGCCGGTGCTCAAGGCGGAGCTCTGCAGCCCCATGAGAGAGGTGGGGATGGGGACGCGGCCCATCGTCATCGAGGACATGCAGCCTGACGTCTTCAGAGCGATGCTCTACTTCGTCTACACGGACTCCATGGATCACCACGACGATCTCTCCAGAGACTACTACAGCAAGAACTGCGACATGGTTCGCCACTTGCTGGTGGCGGCGGATAGGTACGCCATCgagaggctgaagctgatttgCCAGAGCATCCTCTGCAACAACCTTGACGTGCAGAACGTGGCGACGACGCTGGCGTTGGCTGATCAGCATCACTGCGACAAGCTCAAGCATGCTTGCGTTGAGTTCATGTGTTGTTCGGATAATGCGCAAGATGTCGTGGCGACTCAAGGGTATATGGATCTTGCGAAAACTTCACCTTCTGTGTTAGCTGATGCAATGGCCAGGATGAGTAAGATCAGCAAAAAGGTGATGACAGAGCACTGCAAGCCCAAGATGGATCGTCCATCTGATTGTGCCTAG
- the LOC136498945 gene encoding BTB/POZ and MATH domain-containing protein 3-like produces MEFFSTDSLGSPILLLLPPPRRHLDSLLQGQDGAAVNAAAANDHVDLHRGGVAGTHLFHIAGYSLHERLGPGSSVRSAPFSVGGYDWAVRFFPDGGEGGALVLLLELLTKDVVAKASCHFRFLNQATGKASPKWQVWNLLMYAQDDGLTIECAVTVVKDDGLTIL; encoded by the exons ATGGAGTTTTTCTCCACTGATTCCCTGGGCTCACCGatattgctgctgctgccgccgcctcgCCGACATCTCGATTCCCTTCTTCAGGGACAAGATGGGGCCGCCgtcaacgccgcagccgccaatGACCACGTCGATCTGCACCGTGGAGGCGTCGCAGGCACGCACCTGTTCCACATCGCGGGCTACAGCCTCCACGAGCGCCTGGGCCCCGGGAGCTCCGTCCGCTCCGCGCCCTTCTCCGTCGGCGGCTACGACTGGGCCGTCCGCTTCTTCCCCGACGGGGGCGAGGGCGGCGCGCTGGTGCTGCTCCTTGAGCTGCTGACCAAGGACGTCGTGGCGAAGGCGTCGTGCCACTTCAGGTTCCTCAACCAGGCCACCGGGAAGGCGTCCCCCAAGTGGCAGGT GTGGAATCTGTTAATGTATGCCCAAGATGATGGCCTCACCATCGAGTGCGCGGTCACTGTCGTCAAAGATGATGGCCTCACCATcttatag